Proteins from one Rhizoctonia solani chromosome 5, complete sequence genomic window:
- a CDS encoding 50S ribosome-binding GTPase codes for MSGIKTPGGNASRSFDDPWDGPSKIVIGIDIGSTQSGVAFAFLQQGAKQSIHRVTQWPGQESQNLHGKVPTILWYDPTQKAVSFGAEALTAQAEEDAEDGQWKLAKYFKLHLHPPHLTAQHGLDLEPLPFNVPLSQIYSDFLGYLLQHTQSYFEDHIIDGKRIWQQYKPSMEVVLAHPNGWGIREQAFLRLAAVKAGFTNASDAPSRVHFVNEAEASVHFCTLYSDIGSQLKARPGTTFAVCDAGGSTVDTTVYSVKSLNPIRLEETRASDCVQAGALFIDQSAEKYLRKVLHEAGLAQEDVDEYATKGTKDFELHSKRAFKDVTTDQSIEIAGTRFNNTAIRARRGRMTLPGSEVKIFFDFCTNQILESVNSQLQGSSVSHILLVGGFGESPFLREQLKQRFGPMGCDVTITSERTSKAVADGTIIWYSSNNVVKRTPWYSYGIEILIPHKPQAKDHKRRQVVQWPTGSFVKGGWSQIVPGGVPVDCDSISRRPYYREYTTPNPQLSNFAEDIWCYNLKGVPQWMRFKPVSVLGKRESEPYAGSLAGAYITERHALLEFELQWYDSHWPSSTHFDHGPCVKAPSDAPVDYKPNLAKEDTIQNCLESILALRREAVGDERLKSTMEALRHLSGSLDETETELQSLRSQLEQTQLEYSSLRSELQLNDNTEQSKLVQSLSDLNRAVDDFGRSVAEHVVDNYKTDRFDEEDPTTLNALDFLGLQRQFGHQGGKSSLVASSKGEGLPIEDFIDLALRGFVCQKLCKNVFNPFHPTLTAGAEHDFMASLYEEVRRQASPIVASKWRANSFMALSKGNKLDQSMIESQVESLLAGDIQQLVNNLFGHSGVVTITDGQRSQLRNIVTSAWELNYVLKGEAVTLGDFQPLYVKSGTPFDSKAMVEFEADKKKKPGDVAIYTIRLGLTLSHSKGARQDAKPVVICPATVVTPRIFIITWDEPLYPPNLPPFTSIRATMTATNPEGQKNQKNTRGNSRASAKSGTPNNRPNASSKQTNGRTSGTVAAQDAAATPVNSVKFKDRIPHVPILILGVQGCGKSTFINAALAQPLREISNGLELATKEFHYDTLSSPKTNFILVDSPGFDNMSISDGEIMTKLIHFLCCGKAPAKMAGVIYLHTQESRLGSGVLRRNLSLIKALLGESFLERLTILIVPRPGEEVNEKEIIRPLLDTRSPFRNLCDLGAQVKVSSLKTEPIRNLLLPYAEKPPLLMSVQSELCGSGRIPNEGDINLYLVKCARAREGGPALTRSRVATQSISQIQNHVSSPARQGSEDVKKLELQLAESKKQMEDSHSQLQQHLSQYTALCSQLQIHENIEQSEIVQNLVDINRRIEDLALSLSQYLVDTYGGHDKVTTEYAAQLSKLKEMFEHDERKGSLVQSSKGVGMLLEDFLDVAVRSILCEQLYKRIFVPFHPAIPASDPKNHYTRKLYERIKEKETQATLGRWRTASFAAISGVIGEPELSRLKAQAGLDILNDNLMPMLGHLFGSGKSIKLSGAHKESLAELVTQAWDCHHVGSYPFRRDLNKNKHREDRSLSDSSGSSGSTPKPGATGIREVVTSREVLIGEQSKPRVPEVVRILIVGPSGSGKTSIIETSCYSTKESLDNIRYIATKRIRIVKLRMDDQPFELIDTPGFDGVNMSDAEAFGEISDYLLNNEQARTGITGIIYVHRAGNAVHSRSLLRNFRVLKNIFLGNTGIARLTFLAIQTNGQDIGNGDFLVSPGSVFGTAFSDGAKFMQHPNQTGFVKLIRHYASQEPIILPIQLDKSYKVYNTFLNRVEKELGYYEYSSAQSLLDDQERQLREFYENQLSNQRESEIKLRQQLQQSQLEYSSLRSQLQLQENVEQSQVVQALKDINRMIDDFGRSVSAYLTDGYVQRIFGKDPAQVTSLRSRDMSTLRTLFPHREGRSSLIASSTKRGIQIEGFLDYSIRHFLCRFLCLRIFQPFHPEIDPSLSKLLLTSYDNIRKRESQAIAGKWRSETFKSLHQYDNHRTAEQLESHLVLLLDNRLRPLIEGVFGREISLRDEHIANLRSLIKEAWDWNAALKSGVIMLGDFVLTYFSRGRFDSKIMEEFEAISPDHTPKSVLATIALGLVCEKAVGGDSPIDEVVVCKAVVATENIFD; via the exons GCAGGATTCACTAATGCAAGCGATGCTCCGTCGCGGGTCCATTTTGTCAACGAAGCGGAGGCATCCGTCCATTTCTGTACACTTTATTCGGACATCGGGAGTCAACTCAAGGCACGT CCTGGAACAACCTTCGCAGTATGTGATGCAGGAGGATCGACAGTTGATACAACGGTATACTCGGTCAAGAGCTTGAATCCGATCCGACTGGAAGAAACTCGGGCCTCAGACT GTGTACAAGCAGGCGCTCTTTTTATTGACCAATCAGCAGAAAAGTATCTGCGCAAAGTACTTCATGAAGCTGGACTGGCACAAGAGGACGTTGACGAATATGCTACCAAAGGAACTAAAGACTTCGAACTGCATTCGAAACGTGCATTCAAAGATGTGACCACCGATCAAAGTATTGAAATAGCTGGGACCCGATTTAATAACACGGCTATCCGGGCACGGCGCGGGCGAATGACATTACCTGG ATCGGAGGTAAAAATATTTTTTGACTTCTGCACGAATCAGATTCTGGAGAGCGTTAATTCTCAACTACAAGGAAGTTCCGTGTCT CATATACTATTGGTGGGCGGTTTTGGCGAAAGTCCGTTCCTCCGCGAACAATTGAAACAGCGTTTTGGACCGATGGGATGCGATGTCACGATCACTAGCGAGCGGAC ATCTAAAGCCGTTGCAGATGGTACCATTATATGGTATTCATCGAACAACGTAGTAAAAAGGACTCCTTGGTACTCATACGGGATCGAAATTCTCATTCCTCACAAGCCTCAAGCCAAAGATCACAAGAGACGCCAAGTTGTTCAATGGCCCACAGGCTCCTTTGTGAAGGGTGGCTGGTCCCAAATTGTTCCAGGA GGTGTCCCGGTTGATTGTGACTCTATTAGTCGTCGCCCCTACTACCGCGAATATACAACGCCAAATCCACAGCTCAGCAATTTTGCCGAGGACATATGGTGCTACAATCTCAAAGGAGTTCCCCAATGGATGCGTTTCAAGCCAG TTAGCGTGCTCGGTAAACGCGaatctgagccatatgcggGGAGCCTTGCAGGCGCATACATCACCGAAAGGCACGCGCTACTGGAGTTTGAGCTTCAAT GGTATGACTCGCACTGGCCCAGCTCAACTCATTTCGACCACGGGCCCTGCGTAAAAGCACCAAGTGATGCCCCTGTTGACTACAAG CCAAACC TCGCGAAGGAAGATACAATCCAAAACTGTCTGGAATCTATACTTGCACTCAGAAGAGAAGCCGTAGGAGACGAACGACTCAAGTCAACCATGGAGGCCCTGCGACATCTTTCGGGATCCTTGG ACGAAACTGAGACCGAGTTACAATCGCTACGATCGCAATTAGAACAAACTCAGCTGGAATACTCGTCCCTCCGTTCCGAGCTTCAGCTCAATGATAATACGGAACAAAGCAAACTTGTCCAATCACTCAGCGATCTTAACCGGGCGGTTGATGACTTCGGGAGATCGGTCGCAGAACATGTAGTCGACAATTACAAAACAGACCGTTTCGACGAAGAAGACCCTACTACGCTCAATGCACtagattttcttggattaCAACGTCAGTTTGGGCATCAAGGGGGAAAGTCATCACTGGTTGCTTCGTCCAAAGGAGAAGGGCTGCCTATCGAAGATTTCATCGATTTAGCTCTGCGAGGATTTGTGTGCCAAAAGCTTTGCAAAAATGTGTTTAATCCCTTCCACCCCACACTTACAGCTGGCGCTGAGCATGATTTCATGGCTTCTCTATACGAGGAGGTTCGACGTCAAG CTTCTCCAATCGTCGCTTCTAAGTGGCGAGCAAATTCATTTATGGCTTTATCCAAAGGAAATAAACTCGATCAGTCGATGATAGAAAGCCAAGTCGAGAGCCTCCTGGCAGGAGACATCCAGCAACTGGTAAACAACTTATTCGGACACAGTGGTGTTGTTACTATCACCGACGGTCAGCGATCTCAACTCCGAAATATTGTAACTTCTGCATGGGAGTTGAACTATGTATTGAAGGGGGAAGCTGTTACTTTGGGCGACTTTCAACCCCTATACGTCAAGAGTGGAACGCCATTCGATTCAAAGGCCATGGTTGAGTTTGAGGCcgacaagaagaaaaagCCCGGTGATGTGGCGATATACACGATTCGGCTAGGtcttaccttgtctcattcCAAAGGGGCAAGGCAGGATGCCAAGCCAGTGGTTATATGCCCGGCTACAGTAGTCACCCCAAGAATATTTA TTATCACGTGGGATGAGCCACTTTATCCACCCAATCTTCCACCCTTCACCTCAATCCGGGCGACAATGACGGCTACCAACCCGGAAGGTCAAAAAAATCAGAAGAATACTCGAGGAAACTCACGTGCATCAGCCAAGTCAGGCACACCCAACAATCGTCCAAATGCGAGTTCAAAGCAAACAAACGGGAGAACGAGTGGCACAGTAGCGGCCCAGGATGCAGCCGCTACACCCGTCAATTCAGTCAAATTCAAAGACAGGATACCTCATGTACCGATACT AATACTTGGCGTACAGGGGTGTGGAAAATCTACA TTTATAAACGCCGCTCTCGCTCAGCCCCTTAGAGAGATTTCTAATGGGCTTGAGCTTGCTACCAAGGAATTTCACTACGATACTCTGAGCTCTCCCAAGACTAATTTCATACTCGTTGACTCTCCCGGATTCGACAACATGTCGATAAGTGACGGAGAAATTATGACTAAATTAATCCATTTTTT ATGCTGTGGTAAGGCTCCTGCAAAAATGGCAGGGGTTATTTATCTCCATACACAAGAGTCTCGTTTGGGTAGTGGTGTCCTTAGAAGAAACTTGTCGCTTATAAAGGCGCTACTTGGCGAATCCTTTCTGGAAAGACTAACCATACTCATCGTTCCTCGCCCAGGAGAAGAGGTCAATGAAAAGGAAATTATTCGCCCCCTTTTGGATACAAGGTCCCCCTTCCGTAATTTGTGCGATCTGGGTGCTCAAGTTAAGGTTTCGAGCTTGAAAACAGAACCCATACGCAACTTGCTTCTTCCGTATGCCGAAAAACCCCCGCTCCTGATGAGCGTTCAAAGCGAACTGTGTGGATCGGGCCGCATTCCGAACGAGGGTGATATCAACCTCTATCTTGTTAAGTGCGCGCGGGCTAGAGAGGGCGGGCCGGCCTTGACTAGATCGAGAGTCGCTACTCAGAGCATATCTCAAATCCAGAACCATGTATCTTCTCCCGCCCGGCAAGGCTCCGAAGATGTCAAAAAGCTAGAACTCCAGTTAGCCGAGTCCAAGAAACAGATGGAGGACTCTCATTCCCAATTGCAGCAGCATCTCAGCCAATATACAGCTCTGTGTTCCCAGCTGCAGATCCACGAAAACATCGAACAGAGCGAAATAGTGCAAAATCTTGTCGATATCAACCGTCGTATTGAGGACCTAGCACTCTCTCTGTCGCAATATCTTGTGGATACTTATGGGGGACATGACAAGGTTACAACAGAATATGCAGCCCAATTATCCAAGCTGAAAGAGATGTTTGAGCATGACGAACGAAAGGGATCACTTGTTCAGTCGTCCAAAGGGGTGGGTATGCTATTGGAAGACTTTCTCGACGTAGCTGTCCGATCTATTTTATGCGAACAACTCTATAAGCGCATATTTGTCCCCTTCCACCCAGCTATCCCGGCATCCGATCCCAAAAATCATTATACAAGAAAGCTGTACGAGCGCATCAAAGAGAAAG AAACTCAAGCCACGCTTGGTCGCTGGCGCACAGCTTCGTTTGCTGCAATATCCGGCGTGATCGGGGAGCCGGAGTTGTCCCGTCTCAAGGCTCAAGCTGGGCTCGATATTCTCAATGATAATTTGATGCCCATGCTGGGACACTTGTTTGGCTCAGGCAAGAGTATTAAATTGTCAGGGGCCCACAAGGAAAGTTTAGCAGAACTTGTCACTCAAGCATGGGATTG CCATCATGTTGGATCGTACCCCTTCCGAAGAGATCTCAACAAAAATAAACATAGAGAAGACAGGTCATTGTCGGATTCGTCCGGTTCGTCTGGCTCAACCCCGAAACCTGGGGCAACCGGCATCCGGGAGGTGGTTACGTCGCGTGAAGTTCTAATCGGCGAGCAGTCCAAGCCTCGAGTGCCCGAAGTTGTCCGTATACT TATTGTGGGACCATCCGGCTCTGGAAAGACATCG ATAATCGAAACCTCCTGTTATAGTACCAAGGAATCTCTAGATAACATTAGGTATATCGCAACCAAGCGCATCCGAATCGTTAAACTACGCATGGATGACCAACCCTTCGAGCTTATTGACACCCCGGGCTTCGATGGCGTCAACATGAGTGATGCCGAGGCTTTTGGCGAAATATCCGACTATCTCTTGAATAA CGAGCAGGCTCGGACTGGTATAACAGGAATTATATACGTCCACCGCGCTGGAAATGCCGTCCACAGCAGATCCCTTTTACGAAACTTTCGAGTATTGAAAAATATCTTTCTCGGAAATACTGGGATAGCTCGTCTCACGTTTTTGGCGATACAAACCAATGGTCAAGACATTGGAAATGGGGACTTTCTGGTTTCTCCTGGCTCGGTGTTTGGTACTGCCTTTTCTGACGGCGCTAAATTTATGCAACACCCCAACCAAACCGGCTTCGTTAAGCTTATTAGGCATTATGCTTCACAAGAGCCAATTATACTCCCGATCCAGCTCGATAAATCATATAAAGTCTATAACACGTTCCTAAACCGGGTTGAGAAAGAACTGGGATATTACGAGTATAGCTCAGCTCAGTCTCTCCTGGACGATCAAGAACGACAACTTCGGGAATTTTACGAAAATCAATTATCCAACCAACGCGAATCTGAAATAAAACTCCGTCAGCAATTACAACAGTCACAACTCGAGTACTCTTCCCTTCGCTCGCAGCTTCAACTTCAAGAGAACGTCGAACAGAGTCAAGTAGTCCAAGCCCTGAAAGACATTAATCGCATGATAGATGACTTCGGGAGATCAGTGTCAGCCTATCTCACAGATGGATATGTGCAGCGAATTTTCGGTAAAGATCCTGCTCAAGTTACTTCTCTCCGTTCCCGCGATATGTCCACTCTTAGAACACTATTTCCTCATCGAGAGGGGCGTTCAAGTCTGATTGCATCTTCAACTAAGAGAGGTATCCAGATCGAAGGATTCCTTGATTATTCGATTCGTCACTTTCTCTGTCGCTTCCTTTGCTTGAGAATATTCCAACCTTTTCACCCCGAAATTGATCCGTCTCTCAGCAAATTGTTACTTACTAGCTACGACAACATACGCAAGCGAG AATCCCAGGCAATTGCTGGTAAATGGCGCTCGGAAACCTTCAAAAGCCTTCACCAATATGATAATCACCGAACGGCTGAACAGCTCGAAAGCCACCTCGTTCTCTTGCTAGATAATCGACTGCGGCCGTTGATCGAAGGTGTCTTCGGCAGAGAAATTTCCTTAAGAGATGAACATATTGCGAATCTGCGGTCTTTGATCAAGGAGGCTTGGGATTGGAACGCGGCCTTGAAAAGTGGTGTCATTATGCTTGGAGATTTCGTCCTTACCTACTTTTCTCGCGGTCGGTTCGACTCCAAAATAATGGAGGAATTCGAAGCAATTTCTCCGGATCACACGCCAAAGAGTGTTTTAGCGACAATTGCGCTGGGACTCGTCTGTGAAAAAGCAGTGGGTGGAGATAGTCCCATAGATGAAGTGGTCGTCTGCAAGGCGGTGGTTGCCACAGAGAATATCTTTGACTGA